The Pseudoalteromonas ruthenica genome has a window encoding:
- a CDS encoding LysR family transcriptional regulator — protein MQTPIRGLRAFCFAARCLSFKQAAEQLYLTPSAVSHQIKQLEQQLGFALFQRRTRAIILTNEGKNFFDAIEPIITDLEQTIRTFSHKDNNVTISIALPEFFASELLMPVLSEWTSQHPDVNLEVDTLRTRTQKVRSTDLSIVLSHDTPVSGIATELFALEYIPACNRTTYEQWQHNSEQALSELPLIVHQSRPWSWHQWAEYHYAGDFAPKQIIQLDSMFGVARAAQQGMGVALIPMPISRTWFNEGLLWPLVNKPLWTKDKYYLVEHEVAEPDSPLADFTQWVINTYKQ, from the coding sequence ATGCAGACACCCATTAGAGGACTTCGCGCATTCTGTTTCGCAGCTCGCTGCTTGAGCTTCAAACAAGCGGCTGAGCAACTCTACCTCACCCCTTCGGCTGTCAGTCACCAAATTAAACAACTCGAGCAGCAGCTTGGCTTCGCACTTTTTCAGCGCCGTACCCGAGCAATAATACTGACTAACGAAGGTAAAAACTTCTTCGATGCCATAGAGCCTATTATCACTGATCTTGAGCAGACCATTCGCACCTTTAGTCACAAAGATAATAACGTCACCATTAGCATTGCCTTGCCAGAATTTTTCGCCAGCGAGCTATTGATGCCAGTGCTCAGTGAATGGACTTCACAGCATCCCGATGTCAATTTAGAGGTCGACACTTTGCGCACCCGCACACAAAAAGTGCGCAGCACCGATTTATCAATTGTTCTCTCGCATGACACTCCGGTCAGTGGCATTGCCACTGAATTATTTGCGTTGGAATATATTCCCGCTTGTAACCGCACTACCTACGAGCAGTGGCAACATAATAGCGAGCAGGCATTAAGTGAGCTGCCACTAATCGTCCATCAGTCGCGACCTTGGTCTTGGCATCAGTGGGCTGAATACCATTATGCAGGAGATTTCGCGCCCAAGCAGATCATTCAACTTGATAGTATGTTTGGGGTTGCCCGCGCAGCGCAGCAAGGAATGGGGGTGGCGTTAATCCCCATGCCGATTAGCCGCACTTGGTTTAATGAAGGATTACTATGGCCATTGGTCAACAAGCCCTTATGGACCAAGGATAAATACTATTTAGTTGAGCATGAAGTGGCTGAACCTGACTCGCCCCTGGCTGATTTTACCCAGTGGGTGATCAATACCTATAAACAGTAA